ATCCCTGCCTTCGTTTAGATTTTTACATGAGGCAACCCGTCTCGTTCGTTTAGATTCTTAAGAGAGGCAACATGGGGAACACAGGTCAGCTCTAGAGCCTCAATCCCTCCTTGATGGAGCTTAAAAAAGCCTCCCCGTTGAGGCCAAGCAAGGCTTGGGCGGCTTCCGCCCCAAGACACGCCCGGTCAAGGAGCGAAGCGTAGCGGCGGATGCCAAGTATGGGGAAGTCGGTGCCGAAGAGCATCTTACGGGGCGCCACGGCCATCGCCGCCTTGAGCATGGAATGGCCGTACAAAAAAGGCATGGCGGCGGTGTCGTAGTAGGCGTTGGACAGGATCAGCCTCATCTCTTCCATGGACTCGTAGAGGAAGAGCCCCCCTCCAAAGTGGGCGAAGACCACCTTGACCTCCGGGTGGTTCTCGCAGAAGGCCGCCGCCTCCTTCACCCCCACGGTCCCCTTGCCCGGGTACCGGTGCCCCACCGGCTCGGCGCAGTGGAACATGAGGAACATGCCGAGCTCGTGGCAAAGCCCCGCAAGGCGCCAGGTCTGGCGCACGTCGTCGATGTCGAAGCCCTGGCCCTCCGGGAAGAGCTCCCCAACCCCCACTGCCCCAAGGGAACGGGCCCGCTCAACCTCCTCAAGGGCCCCCTTGGCAAAGGGAGGCACCACCGCCATGGGGACTATCCTGTCCGGATAAGCCCTGGCGGCCTCCAACACATAATCGTTGCAAAGCCTGCAGAGCCCAAGATCCTTGAAGGCGAAGCCGAACGCCACCGCCCGGTCGACCCCGTCCCGGTCCATGGCCTCCACA
This genomic stretch from Thermanaerothrix sp. harbors:
- a CDS encoding amidohydrolase family protein, encoding MILDFHVHIYPPEVVRDSRRIAEREDYFALLSSSKVHRWASFEELVEAMDRDGVDRAVAFGFAFKDLGLCRLCNDYVLEAARAYPDRIVPMAVVPPFAKGALEEVERARSLGAVGVGELFPEGQGFDIDDVRQTWRLAGLCHELGMFLMFHCAEPVGHRYPGKGTVGVKEAAAFCENHPEVKVVFAHFGGGLFLYESMEEMRLILSNAYYDTAAMPFLYGHSMLKAAMAVAPRKMLFGTDFPILGIRRYASLLDRACLGAEAAQALLGLNGEAFLSSIKEGLRL